In Geobacter sp., a single window of DNA contains:
- a CDS encoding sirohydrochlorin cobaltochelatase — protein MKTAILLMAHGSRIPEANDAVREIAAMVKEMTGFEIVEVSYREQHLPNIQQGIDACVAQGAQRVLLMPYFLFIGAHVQEDLPEEMAEARKRYPQVQFAMGGHLGVHRKLAEVAVDRIAEALTVTGWH, from the coding sequence CCGCAATACTGCTGATGGCCCACGGGAGCCGGATTCCCGAAGCGAACGACGCCGTGCGCGAGATTGCCGCCATGGTCAAGGAGATGACCGGCTTCGAGATCGTGGAGGTTTCCTACCGCGAGCAGCACCTCCCCAACATCCAGCAGGGGATCGACGCCTGCGTGGCTCAGGGGGCACAGCGGGTCCTGCTCATGCCCTACTTCCTTTTTATCGGCGCCCATGTGCAGGAGGACCTTCCCGAGGAGATGGCAGAGGCGCGCAAGCGCTATCCCCAAGTCCAGTTCGCCATGGGGGGGCATCTCGGCGTGCACCGCAAGCTGGCCGAGGTGGCGGTGGACCGGATCGCCGAGGCCCTGACCGTTACGGGGTGGCATTGA
- a CDS encoding precorrin-8X methylmutase, with protein sequence MSVHLRPEEIEAESFRMIDAEVGPHPWGPAEWQVVRRAIHTSADFEYARTMVMSPEVIGKGVAALRRGRGLVTDTTMALSGISRPRLDLFGIAAACFVADPLVAKTAQKLGVTRSLLAMRTAATKPENGIFVIGNAPTALFELIRLIREEGLRPDLIVGLPVGFVGASESKEELVRVAEEFSVPFITNRGRKGGSNVAAAVVNALLIMAVG encoded by the coding sequence ATGTCGGTCCACCTGCGGCCCGAGGAGATCGAGGCCGAATCGTTCCGGATGATCGATGCGGAGGTGGGGCCGCACCCGTGGGGGCCTGCCGAGTGGCAGGTGGTCCGTCGGGCCATCCACACCAGCGCCGACTTCGAGTATGCCCGGACCATGGTCATGTCGCCCGAGGTGATCGGCAAGGGGGTGGCTGCGTTGCGGCGGGGGAGGGGGCTTGTCACCGACACCACCATGGCGCTTTCCGGCATTTCCCGGCCGCGGCTGGACCTGTTCGGTATTGCTGCCGCCTGCTTCGTGGCCGACCCGCTGGTGGCAAAGACCGCACAGAAACTCGGGGTGACCCGCTCGCTCCTTGCCATGCGGACTGCCGCAACAAAGCCGGAGAACGGCATCTTCGTCATCGGCAATGCCCCGACCGCCCTGTTCGAGCTTATCAGGCTGATCCGCGAGGAGGGCCTTCGGCCCGACCTGATCGTCGGCCTGCCGGTCGGCTTTGTCGGCGCTAGCGAGAGCAAGGAGGAGCTGGTACGGGTGGCGGAAGAGTTTTCTGTCCCGTTCATCACCAACCGCGGTCGCAAGGGAGGGTCCAACGTGGCTGCGGCGGTGGTGAATGCCCTGCTGATCATGGCAGTGGGGTAG